Proteins encoded in a region of the Stieleria neptunia genome:
- a CDS encoding serine/threonine-protein kinase, with protein sequence MKPPEYLGPYRIGETLGTGGMGSVFKAKHAKSGQDVAVKLIASQMSDEMRFRRRFDTEVKTLKLLSHPNIVKLIGFGEEHGMLFYSMEYVEGETLQEMIRQQKKLPWMTALDISIQVCAALKHAHDFGVTHRDLKPANLVVQRDGTVKLLDFGISKIFGENQTAVGSIMGTADYMAPEQADGTGVTSRTDLFALGCVMYAMLCGKPPFRGKNITEVISALQHKDPVPLDLIDPDLPDDVVQIVGELLEKQPEKRPPTALAVMNRLKAMRAGLHRMQTLSDRTGDKPEPPSGAGTKHQSADEPASDKPDAGRPTSNRSGPEFDTTGPEKPNGGKQTRVQSGKTRPEDTVPFWDIGDGNQTSVANVDPSARTVHTDGHSGKRGTVLSTAVTAPLGDDRSADDSTSDPDAPSNLDTSVGLSGKTHFQTVSDGEVREGFFVTPKTKTEHPALRIVSIAALSLILLSGVVFLVVSTRGPTAEELLAKIETPDDSVQSFQIQDEMERFLKLFPDHPKADEIRQREKIYRVEAAVRRLKLKAKLRTSEGPLYETTFLEAMALRQSNPLAAREKLRQWIAVFGDADDDEGEPARLARLAEFEIARLTDVQSETDGTPGDPKLVELMQRIDNAEQLPAEQRRALLEGIVTLYEGQPWASQARQRAMDLLHDPPQDDPSQ encoded by the coding sequence ATGAAGCCACCCGAATACCTCGGCCCCTACCGGATCGGTGAGACCCTTGGCACGGGCGGGATGGGGTCGGTGTTCAAGGCCAAGCACGCCAAATCCGGCCAGGACGTCGCGGTCAAGTTGATCGCCTCGCAAATGTCCGATGAAATGCGTTTTCGGCGTCGGTTTGACACCGAGGTCAAAACGCTCAAGCTGCTCAGCCACCCGAACATCGTCAAACTGATCGGTTTCGGAGAAGAGCACGGCATGCTGTTCTATTCGATGGAGTATGTCGAAGGCGAAACGCTGCAGGAGATGATCCGTCAACAGAAGAAGCTGCCTTGGATGACCGCGTTGGACATCTCCATCCAGGTCTGTGCCGCGCTCAAGCACGCCCACGACTTCGGCGTCACGCACCGGGATCTGAAACCGGCCAACCTGGTGGTGCAGCGCGACGGCACCGTCAAGCTGCTGGACTTCGGGATCAGCAAGATTTTCGGCGAGAACCAGACCGCTGTCGGTTCGATCATGGGCACCGCCGACTACATGGCGCCCGAACAAGCCGACGGAACCGGTGTGACGTCGCGGACGGACCTGTTCGCACTCGGCTGTGTGATGTACGCGATGTTATGTGGCAAGCCGCCGTTTCGCGGCAAGAACATCACCGAAGTCATTTCGGCGTTGCAGCACAAGGATCCGGTGCCGCTGGATTTGATCGATCCCGACTTGCCGGACGACGTCGTCCAAATCGTCGGCGAACTGCTGGAAAAACAGCCCGAGAAACGGCCGCCGACCGCCTTGGCGGTGATGAATCGATTGAAAGCCATGCGTGCCGGCTTGCATCGGATGCAGACCTTGTCCGATCGAACCGGCGACAAGCCAGAACCCCCCTCCGGCGCAGGCACCAAGCACCAATCCGCCGACGAACCTGCATCGGACAAACCGGACGCGGGGCGACCGACTTCGAATCGCTCGGGGCCGGAATTTGACACCACCGGGCCGGAGAAACCCAACGGCGGCAAGCAGACCCGAGTCCAGTCCGGCAAGACGCGTCCGGAAGACACCGTGCCCTTTTGGGACATCGGTGACGGCAACCAGACCTCGGTCGCCAACGTGGATCCCTCGGCGCGGACGGTCCACACCGATGGCCACAGTGGCAAACGCGGAACCGTGCTCAGCACCGCCGTCACCGCGCCGCTGGGCGACGATCGATCGGCGGACGATTCGACGTCCGATCCGGATGCCCCGAGCAACCTCGACACGTCCGTCGGCTTGAGCGGAAAGACTCACTTCCAAACCGTTTCTGACGGCGAGGTCCGCGAAGGATTTTTCGTCACCCCCAAAACCAAGACGGAGCACCCGGCGCTGCGGATCGTTTCGATCGCCGCGCTTTCGTTGATCCTGCTCTCAGGCGTCGTCTTCCTGGTCGTGTCCACCCGCGGACCGACGGCCGAGGAATTGCTCGCCAAGATCGAGACCCCGGACGATTCCGTGCAATCGTTCCAGATCCAAGACGAGATGGAACGATTCCTCAAACTGTTTCCGGATCATCCCAAAGCGGACGAAATTCGGCAGCGAGAGAAGATCTATCGCGTCGAAGCGGCCGTGCGACGATTGAAGCTGAAAGCCAAGTTGCGAACCAGCGAAGGACCGCTGTACGAAACAACGTTTCTCGAAGCGATGGCACTCCGGCAAAGCAATCCGCTCGCGGCGCGGGAAAAACTGCGGCAATGGATCGCGGTCTTCGGTGATGCCGACGACGATGAAGGCGAGCCCGCGCGGTTGGCCCGGCTCGCCGAATTCGAAATCGCCCGACTTACCGACGTGCAGTCCGAAACGGATGGCACACCGGGTGACCCGAAGTTGGTGGAACTGATGCAGCGGATCGACAACGCCGAGCAGTTGCCGGCCGAGCAACGCAGGGCATTGCTCGAAGGCATCGTGACGCTTTACGAAGGTCAACCCTGGGCAAGTCAGGCACGCCAACGGGCGATGGACCTGCTGCATGACCCTCCGCAGGACGACCCGTCGCAGTGA
- a CDS encoding sugar phosphate isomerase/epimerase family protein, protein MLIAASTECFPGLELLAAIELASDLDFTAIEIALHETGNVKPSELLEDMDRSIQMLRHTHRLDISGYSVQLASTGAEHYQQFAKLCWLAKTTKVVTITIPSAEQGTPFNEEVEHLQKLVEIGEAEGVRVSVKSQLGCLSEDPDTLMVLCNNVDGLGITLDPSVYITGSAKGKSLDHILKFVCNVHLRDTRPDAFQVSVGQGEVDYGKLITQLEREKYDRALTVNMTPMEGLDHRVELRKLRRLLETLV, encoded by the coding sequence GTGTTGATCGCCGCTTCTACTGAATGCTTTCCCGGTCTCGAATTGCTCGCCGCGATCGAACTTGCTTCCGACTTGGACTTCACCGCCATCGAGATTGCGTTGCACGAAACGGGGAACGTCAAACCGAGTGAATTGCTGGAGGACATGGATCGCTCCATCCAAATGCTCCGCCACACGCACCGACTGGACATCTCGGGCTACAGCGTGCAATTGGCGTCCACCGGCGCCGAACACTACCAACAGTTCGCCAAACTGTGTTGGTTGGCCAAGACGACCAAGGTGGTCACGATCACCATTCCATCGGCCGAACAGGGCACCCCCTTCAACGAGGAGGTCGAACACCTGCAGAAACTGGTCGAGATCGGCGAGGCCGAAGGGGTTCGGGTCAGCGTCAAAAGCCAACTCGGCTGCTTGAGCGAAGACCCGGACACGTTGATGGTGCTGTGCAACAACGTCGACGGATTGGGAATCACCTTGGACCCGAGCGTTTACATCACCGGTTCGGCCAAGGGAAAGAGCCTGGACCACATTTTAAAGTTTGTGTGCAACGTGCATCTTCGCGACACACGCCCCGACGCGTTCCAGGTCAGCGTCGGCCAGGGGGAAGTCGACTACGGAAAACTGATCACCCAGCTTGAACGCGAGAAATACGATCGCGCGTTGACGGTCAACATGACACCGATGGAAGGCTTGGATCATCGGGTGGAATTGCGAAAGCTGCGTCGATTACTTGAGACCCTGGTTTAG
- a CDS encoding SGNH/GDSL hydrolase family protein, with product MSRRRPDAPSPKLPTRRVWAFRLACLAIALLPFIAAELYLRATDRVDPRDLASDPIFDAAGQSPLFVLSPDSTRLEIPESRLNFFRPASFAADKQENARRIFVLGGSTVQGRPYETETAFAKWMQLRLEAQDPSHVYEVVNCGGVSYASYRIAILLEEVLRYQPDAIVLYTGHNEYLEERSYRTIQWESNPLQRLAQHSRLVRSIRRRLRPPAGHRQDLSAELQTRLDFVDGMARYVRDEPWRRGVVNHFRVTLERMIGMCDAAAVPLLVCVPTSDVVNTPPLKVQVADLDQAAMDDFQRHMAIAEDNRLAVDRRLAACKACLEIDPEHAGIHYLAGMLHWKHGRARQAREHLYAARDHDVCPLRATTPILQTILQLAERHRLRPIRCDQLFDRTDSQLRPIPDGIEDPQRFVDHVHPTIAGHQDIALAVSDSLMQRFQIQPTASADASYRERATQHLASLDETYFARGKQRLEGLRNWAAGRAGKLSEDGKNVQAK from the coding sequence GTGTCTCGCCGCCGCCCCGATGCACCGTCGCCGAAGCTACCGACGCGACGCGTGTGGGCGTTCCGATTGGCCTGTTTGGCGATCGCCCTGTTGCCCTTCATCGCCGCCGAACTCTACCTGCGGGCGACGGACCGCGTCGATCCACGGGACCTTGCCAGCGATCCGATTTTTGACGCCGCCGGCCAGTCGCCGTTGTTCGTCCTGTCGCCGGATTCCACCCGTCTGGAGATCCCGGAATCGAGGCTCAACTTTTTTCGTCCGGCCTCGTTTGCCGCCGACAAACAGGAAAACGCTCGACGCATCTTCGTGCTCGGCGGGTCCACCGTCCAGGGCCGTCCCTACGAAACCGAAACGGCATTCGCGAAATGGATGCAGTTGCGATTGGAAGCCCAGGATCCCTCCCATGTCTACGAAGTCGTCAACTGCGGCGGCGTCTCCTACGCCAGCTATCGAATCGCGATCCTGTTGGAAGAAGTCCTCCGCTACCAGCCCGACGCGATCGTGCTGTACACCGGGCACAACGAATATCTGGAAGAACGCAGCTACCGCACGATCCAATGGGAAAGCAACCCGCTGCAACGGCTGGCGCAGCACTCCCGTTTGGTCCGATCGATCCGCCGGCGCTTGCGTCCCCCAGCCGGCCATCGCCAGGACTTGTCGGCGGAACTCCAAACACGTTTGGACTTTGTCGACGGGATGGCCCGCTACGTCCGCGATGAACCATGGCGGCGTGGCGTGGTGAACCACTTTCGCGTCACGCTGGAACGTATGATCGGCATGTGCGACGCCGCCGCCGTCCCGCTGTTGGTTTGCGTGCCGACGAGCGACGTGGTCAACACGCCGCCGTTGAAGGTGCAAGTGGCGGATCTGGATCAAGCGGCGATGGACGACTTTCAGCGGCACATGGCGATCGCAGAGGACAACCGCCTGGCCGTCGATCGCCGCCTCGCGGCCTGCAAGGCGTGCTTGGAAATCGATCCCGAGCATGCCGGAATCCACTACTTGGCCGGCATGCTGCATTGGAAGCACGGTCGTGCCAGGCAAGCCAGGGAGCACCTGTACGCCGCGCGCGACCATGACGTCTGTCCGCTGCGGGCGACGACACCGATTCTGCAAACGATCCTGCAGCTGGCCGAGCGTCATCGGCTTCGTCCGATTCGGTGTGATCAATTGTTCGATCGAACCGATTCTCAGTTGAGACCGATTCCCGATGGGATCGAAGATCCGCAGCGTTTCGTCGATCACGTTCATCCGACGATTGCCGGGCATCAAGACATCGCGTTGGCCGTCTCCGATTCCTTGATGCAGCGGTTTCAGATCCAGCCGACTGCATCAGCCGACGCGTCCTATCGGGAACGCGCGACGCAGCATCTCGCATCACTCGATGAAACCTATTTCGCCCGCGGCAAGCAACGATTGGAAGGTTTGCGGAACTGGGCCGCCGGCCGTGCGGGCAAGTTGTCGGAGGACGGGAAGAACGTGCAGGCGAAGTGA
- a CDS encoding shikimate kinase: MTTDRIYLTGYRGTGKTTVGKLISAELATECVDLDHVIEQAAGKTIREIFAAGGEDLFRDWESRCLAQVAADRSQGRVISLGGGAILREQNRDVIRQTGVCIWLTASPDVIARRLADDQTTGQRRPALTELSPVEEIRELLARREPLYRQSADLILASDAKSPQQLARDAVHWLDQHGGQSSM; this comes from the coding sequence ATGACTACGGATCGAATTTACTTGACCGGCTACCGCGGCACCGGAAAAACCACGGTGGGGAAATTAATTTCTGCCGAACTGGCGACCGAGTGTGTCGATTTGGATCACGTCATCGAGCAGGCGGCCGGAAAAACGATTCGCGAGATCTTTGCCGCTGGAGGCGAGGACTTGTTCCGCGATTGGGAATCGCGCTGCCTCGCTCAGGTGGCCGCCGATCGATCGCAGGGACGCGTCATTTCGCTCGGCGGGGGAGCCATCTTGCGTGAGCAGAATCGTGACGTCATTCGGCAAACCGGGGTCTGCATCTGGTTGACGGCCAGCCCCGACGTGATCGCACGGCGTCTTGCGGACGACCAGACGACCGGGCAACGTCGCCCGGCGCTGACGGAATTGTCGCCGGTGGAAGAGATCCGTGAATTGCTTGCACGCCGCGAACCGCTGTATCGCCAGTCGGCCGATTTGATCCTGGCCAGCGACGCCAAGTCCCCCCAGCAATTGGCCCGCGACGCGGTGCACTGGTTGGACCAGCATGGGGGACAGAGTTCCATGTAG
- a CDS encoding NUDIX hydrolase gives MSAKDRAARDRAAGQLFAAESIQTFGRAVADVLAERDGRDVGRLARRRLLKGSFDVSHARGGSPLAPRLSYGRHRGPARMGSRQAAVVIVVYPHRQTGRLCVTLTRRPKALSHHGGQVCLPGGQIESGESSLQAALREYHEELGLPAEVIEVVGCLSPIYVFASDNLVETQIVTAQSPTADWRPDPIEVDEVIEMPVDCLLHLGESDAPRSAPHCTLIDQKKQRIGKTQGTGEVFQYSFGHRAIEFDDCQGRRRDVWGATAMLLGEFADIVSRAAAQSMRGGGRAMTADAKTKS, from the coding sequence GTGTCCGCCAAGGATCGTGCCGCCAGAGATCGTGCCGCCGGGCAGCTGTTTGCCGCCGAATCCATCCAGACGTTTGGCCGGGCGGTCGCTGATGTGCTGGCCGAGCGGGACGGCCGCGACGTCGGCAGGCTGGCAAGACGCCGACTCCTGAAGGGTTCGTTCGACGTCTCGCATGCGCGTGGCGGTTCGCCGCTGGCGCCGCGTTTGTCGTACGGTCGCCATCGGGGGCCCGCCCGAATGGGGTCACGCCAGGCGGCGGTCGTGATTGTGGTTTACCCCCATCGGCAAACCGGACGGTTGTGCGTGACGCTGACCCGCCGCCCCAAGGCGCTCTCGCACCACGGCGGCCAAGTCTGTCTGCCGGGCGGGCAAATCGAGTCCGGCGAATCATCCCTGCAGGCGGCGCTGCGGGAATACCACGAGGAACTCGGTCTGCCGGCAGAGGTGATCGAGGTGGTGGGGTGCTTGTCACCGATATACGTGTTTGCCAGCGACAATCTGGTCGAAACACAGATTGTCACCGCCCAAAGCCCCACCGCGGATTGGCGTCCCGATCCGATCGAGGTCGACGAAGTGATCGAGATGCCAGTGGATTGCCTGTTGCACCTGGGGGAATCCGACGCACCACGTTCGGCCCCCCACTGCACACTGATCGATCAAAAAAAGCAGCGGATCGGTAAGACACAGGGCACCGGCGAGGTATTCCAGTACAGTTTCGGACACCGCGCGATCGAATTTGACGATTGCCAGGGGCGTCGACGCGACGTCTGGGGCGCAACCGCGATGTTGCTGGGCGAATTTGCCGACATCGTCTCGCGTGCCGCCGCGCAATCGATGCGCGGGGGCGGTCGAGCCATGACGGCCGACGCCAAAACGAAGAGTTGA